In Candidatus Saccharimonadales bacterium, one DNA window encodes the following:
- a CDS encoding glycosyltransferase: MAKAPKIAIVTDWLTNMGGAEPLLLELHNIYPDAPIYTSVYNKDAMPAFDGCDVRTTYLQKLLPKSLRYKHVLWPVLRAFAFRRLDLSEYDIIISTASAEAKSVKKRPDAVHICYCHTPTRYYWSHYEEFKNEFNFGLLTPVIRPFIPSFVRWMRKLDLESIEGVDYFIANSTVTQSRIKKYYGRPSTIVYPPVETAKFTPPPKTDRQGFVMWGRHVPYKRFDLAIKACNKLGLPLKVISSGPDTDRLKKLAGPTITFTGRVSDKELVTIAQHSKAFLFPNEEDFGMSAVESLAAGTPVVAYAKGGALDIVQDGETGVLFDKQTVDSLIGAIKRLDDFTFLPATLHRKSKRFDKSLFVTQIKKIVGDRTTRR, encoded by the coding sequence GTGGCAAAAGCTCCGAAAATTGCTATCGTTACTGATTGGCTTACCAATATGGGCGGCGCCGAGCCATTACTACTAGAATTACACAATATATATCCAGATGCTCCTATCTATACGTCTGTCTACAACAAAGATGCAATGCCAGCTTTTGATGGCTGTGACGTAAGGACAACCTATCTCCAAAAGCTTTTACCAAAATCACTTCGTTATAAACATGTTCTTTGGCCTGTACTTCGCGCGTTTGCATTTCGCAGGTTAGATCTTAGTGAGTATGACATTATTATAAGCACCGCCAGTGCTGAGGCAAAGTCTGTTAAAAAAAGACCCGATGCGGTTCATATTTGCTACTGCCATACTCCGACACGCTATTACTGGAGTCATTACGAAGAGTTTAAAAATGAGTTTAACTTTGGTCTGCTCACTCCTGTTATTCGACCTTTTATCCCTTCATTCGTAAGATGGATGCGTAAACTTGACCTAGAATCAATTGAGGGTGTGGACTATTTCATTGCAAACTCAACAGTAACTCAGTCGCGTATAAAAAAATACTATGGTCGGCCGAGTACGATCGTGTATCCACCAGTTGAAACCGCTAAATTTACTCCACCTCCAAAAACTGACCGTCAAGGTTTTGTAATGTGGGGACGACACGTACCATATAAGCGATTTGATCTAGCTATTAAAGCATGCAATAAGCTTGGCCTACCCTTGAAGGTCATTAGTTCAGGTCCTGATACAGATCGACTTAAAAAACTTGCAGGCCCTACTATTACGTTTACTGGACGCGTAAGCGACAAAGAGCTAGTCACTATTGCTCAGCACAGTAAGGCGTTTCTATTCCCAAACGAAGAGGACTTTGGTATGTCTGCAGTTGAAAGCCTTGCTGCGGGCACACCCGTGGTAGCCTACGCAAAAGGTGGTGCGCTTGATATAGTTCAAGACGGCGAAACGGGTGTTTTGTTTGACAAGCAAACCGTTGACTCACTCATTGGAGCTATCAAACGACTCGACGACTTTACCTTCCTACCCGCAACGCTACATCGTAAATCAAAACGTTTTGATAAAAGTCTATTTGTCACACAGATAAAAAAGATTGTCGGTGACCGTACTACTCGACGGTAA
- a CDS encoding glycosyltransferase family 2 protein, producing MVKSKKVKISVVLPTYSEKDSIRKVIEEFQATGVIDEIIVVNNNAVKGTSKEVSKTTAIEVFEKIPGYGSAIQRGLKEATGDLIFICEPDDTFVANDVHKFLSYIDNVDVVYGSRTIKNFIGSGANMGPFLKNGNWFVAKMMQTLYRTSSLSDVGCTFRLLKRSALETMQDDFRVKTGFFGPEMMLLTKHYNIPFVQIPIRYKARVGESNYTGSFIKAFKLGVAMIWFILTFPFLEYGKK from the coding sequence ATGGTAAAAAGTAAGAAAGTAAAGATATCAGTTGTATTACCAACTTACAGTGAGAAAGATTCCATTCGTAAGGTTATCGAGGAATTTCAAGCTACAGGTGTGATAGATGAAATTATTGTAGTCAATAATAATGCCGTAAAAGGCACATCTAAAGAAGTATCTAAAACAACGGCAATTGAAGTATTTGAGAAAATACCTGGTTACGGATCTGCTATTCAGAGGGGACTTAAAGAAGCAACTGGTGATTTAATCTTTATCTGTGAACCAGATGATACATTTGTAGCGAATGATGTTCACAAATTTTTATCATACATCGATAATGTAGATGTTGTTTATGGATCAAGAACCATAAAAAATTTTATTGGAAGTGGTGCTAATATGGGACCATTTCTAAAAAATGGTAATTGGTTTGTGGCAAAAATGATGCAAACTCTTTACAGAACAAGCAGCCTATCTGACGTAGGTTGCACTTTTCGTTTACTTAAACGTTCAGCACTTGAGACCATGCAGGATGACTTCCGAGTTAAAACCGGGTTTTTCGGACCAGAAATGATGTTATTAACGAAACATTACAATATACCCTTTGTTCAAATCCCCATAAGATATAAGGCGCGAGTAGGTGAATCGAATTACACTGGTAGTTTTATAAAAGCATTCAAATTAGGTGTTGCTATGATCTGGTTTATTCTTACATTTCCATTCTTAGAATATGGCAAAAAATGA
- a CDS encoding bifunctional dTDP-4-dehydrorhamnose 3,5-epimerase family protein/NAD(P)-dependent oxidoreductase yields the protein MSNIEFGKELSITKTSIPGLLLFDLPVHGDARGWFKENWQRDKMTALGLPDFGPVQNNISFNDKRGVARGIHAEPWDKYVSIANGEVFGFWVDIRENSKTYGQVFTTKLDPTKAIYVPAGVANGYQTLEDDTVYSYLVNDHWSSDAQYAFVSMFDKSLGIQWPIPLSECVISDKDKQHPLLADVTPLKSKKVLVTGSNGQLGRALRLEFPNAEFVTREDLDITNPNIVSARRWRDYNTIINAAAYTAVDLAETDEGRGHAWLANSTAVANLAKISTEFGITFVHISSDYVFDGSVDIHDEDEPFTPLSVYGQTKAAGDIAALTTPQHFIIRTGWVIGEGKNFVLTMKSLADRDIKPSVVNDQIGRLSFTNDIAKGIKHLLDTGSAYGTYNLTNDGDPTSWAVVAKEVYILSGKSARNVSPVTTMEYYKEKEFIAPRPSQSLLNLAKIKCTGFFPRDWKEALSDYLK from the coding sequence ATGTCTAATATTGAATTCGGAAAAGAACTTAGCATAACTAAAACTTCTATACCTGGGTTACTTCTCTTCGACCTACCTGTTCACGGTGATGCTCGTGGATGGTTTAAGGAAAACTGGCAGCGAGATAAAATGACCGCACTGGGTCTACCTGACTTTGGACCAGTACAAAATAACATTTCATTCAACGATAAGCGCGGTGTAGCACGTGGTATTCACGCTGAACCATGGGATAAATATGTCTCGATAGCTAATGGAGAGGTGTTTGGATTTTGGGTAGATATTCGTGAAAACAGTAAGACATACGGACAAGTTTTCACTACAAAATTGGATCCAACCAAAGCAATTTATGTGCCTGCTGGTGTTGCCAATGGCTACCAGACACTTGAGGATGACACTGTCTATAGCTACCTTGTGAATGACCACTGGTCTTCCGATGCACAATATGCATTTGTTAGTATGTTTGATAAGTCACTTGGTATACAATGGCCAATACCGCTTAGCGAATGTGTGATATCCGATAAAGATAAACAGCACCCACTACTTGCCGATGTTACACCGCTAAAATCTAAAAAAGTACTCGTAACTGGTTCAAATGGGCAACTTGGACGTGCACTCCGACTTGAATTTCCCAATGCCGAGTTTGTGACACGTGAAGATCTCGATATTACTAATCCTAATATAGTATCTGCCCGCCGTTGGCGTGACTATAATACAATCATCAATGCGGCAGCCTATACTGCTGTTGATTTAGCAGAAACAGACGAGGGTCGTGGTCATGCTTGGCTTGCAAACAGTACAGCGGTTGCTAACCTTGCAAAGATTAGTACTGAATTTGGTATTACGTTCGTCCATATTTCGTCAGACTATGTCTTCGATGGATCTGTAGATATTCACGATGAAGATGAACCATTTACGCCACTTAGTGTGTATGGTCAAACTAAAGCTGCTGGTGATATCGCCGCGCTCACAACACCTCAACACTTTATTATTCGTACGGGCTGGGTAATTGGTGAGGGTAAGAATTTTGTTCTAACAATGAAGTCCCTTGCAGATCGTGATATTAAGCCCTCGGTCGTAAATGATCAAATTGGTCGTTTATCCTTCACTAATGATATAGCAAAGGGCATTAAACACCTTTTGGACACAGGGTCAGCATATGGCACATATAATCTGACTAACGACGGAGATCCAACTAGCTGGGCTGTAGTTGCAAAAGAAGTTTATATACTATCCGGCAAGTCTGCCAGAAATGTTTCTCCAGTAACGACCATGGAATATTATAAAGAAAAAGAATTTATAGCCCCTCGCCCCTCACAGAGTTTACTGAATCTTGCGAAGATAAAATGTACTGGCTTTTTTCCACGAGACTGGAAAGAAGCTCTTAGCGACTACTTAAAGTAG
- a CDS encoding sugar transferase, translating to MPTKNTKFYSLVLIFADFIVLLIAFAAAYVLRVQYDPRPLLNHIYATDYLTSFIFIVPFWIIIFATLGLYQSNTYNRRLVEWGKIALGTFIGILLVIGWEYISGKSLFPARLVTVYAFAASFLLILLEREVLRITRSLLFYFNRGISRVLIVGDSGATKDIASNLAETHKSGYKIIAIAGPKRVIPPGLEVEHFTSVEEALKCIQSLRITTIIQTDLYDSTERNQRILSAAQTSHISYNFIPGEPEFYAGKNTVDVFLGYPMITVSQTPLIGWGAITKQVFDVIVSFLLLVVLSPVFLIIIIIQFISSPGPIFYVSKRLSQFSKPVNLIKFRSMGAKYGKKDASLEFIDMGRQDLADEYTKNHKVEHDPRITKFGRFLRNTSLDELPQLVNVLKADLSLVGPRPILPQEAKFSPNRTALLHSVKSGITGLWQVSGRSNLSFDERIELELFYAQNWSFWLDIKILFKTIGVVLNKRGAK from the coding sequence ATGCCAACCAAAAACACCAAATTTTACAGTTTAGTTCTTATATTCGCTGATTTTATCGTTCTTTTAATTGCATTTGCGGCAGCATATGTCCTTAGGGTTCAATATGACCCTCGCCCACTCCTCAATCATATTTATGCAACTGACTACCTCACTAGTTTTATATTTATCGTACCTTTTTGGATTATTATCTTTGCTACGCTCGGGCTTTACCAGTCGAATACCTACAATCGACGTTTGGTTGAATGGGGTAAGATTGCGCTTGGTACATTTATAGGTATACTTCTTGTCATTGGATGGGAGTATATAAGTGGCAAAAGTCTTTTCCCGGCACGCCTCGTAACTGTCTACGCTTTTGCTGCCTCGTTCTTACTCATTCTTCTCGAACGTGAGGTGCTCCGCATTACTCGAAGCCTGCTATTCTACTTCAATCGTGGTATCAGTCGTGTCCTTATTGTTGGCGATAGTGGTGCAACAAAAGACATCGCAAGTAATCTCGCTGAGACCCACAAAAGTGGCTATAAGATAATTGCTATCGCGGGACCAAAACGTGTTATTCCTCCTGGCCTTGAGGTAGAACATTTTACGTCTGTCGAAGAGGCATTAAAATGTATTCAATCACTGCGAATCACCACAATCATTCAAACAGACCTTTATGATTCAACCGAGCGTAATCAACGTATATTAAGTGCTGCTCAAACAAGTCATATTAGCTATAATTTTATTCCAGGTGAACCTGAGTTTTATGCTGGTAAAAATACAGTCGATGTTTTCCTTGGCTATCCAATGATTACCGTAAGCCAAACTCCGTTAATCGGTTGGGGTGCTATAACTAAGCAGGTCTTTGATGTAATCGTTTCATTCCTATTACTCGTCGTCCTGTCTCCTGTATTTTTGATTATTATCATTATTCAGTTCATATCTAGCCCTGGGCCAATCTTTTATGTCAGTAAGCGACTGAGTCAATTCTCAAAACCTGTAAACCTCATTAAATTCCGCAGTATGGGCGCAAAATATGGCAAGAAAGACGCGAGCCTTGAATTCATTGATATGGGTCGCCAGGATTTAGCTGATGAGTACACAAAAAACCACAAGGTTGAACATGATCCAAGAATCACTAAATTTGGTAGATTCCTACGAAACACATCACTTGATGAACTCCCTCAGCTGGTAAATGTATTAAAGGCAGATCTAAGCCTTGTTGGTCCTCGTCCTATTCTGCCCCAGGAGGCGAAGTTCTCACCAAATCGAACAGCACTTCTCCATAGTGTTAAATCTGGTATTACGGGTTTATGGCAAGTGTCTGGAAGAAGCAACTTATCATTCGATGAGCGTATCGAGCTAGAACTTTTCTATGCACAAAACTGGAGTTTTTGGTTAGATATTAAAATACTCTTTAAAACCATTGGCGTCGTTCTAAATAAAAGAGGTGCGAAGTAG
- a CDS encoding glycosyltransferase family 39 protein — MVQSSKSFVLDEMDFPTVSNQTSQTGVPIYYHSEQEPNHSGTYHPTLYINLLAGFIRIFGFNETVVRAFGLICVLLSAYLLILIMRLLINKASRFEPLLLGLFLLNPYTISNATLPDIDPTILPLVILLFIYASIRYVLNNQLFKNKTIIVLGLLFALALWAKLTTPLILPVFLLYLSWISSNSIRTSLLFTIKVFVLGITTFVFTYLIYCLALKLSISYTYTFLWASFTKGTSSEGPLMGVLHNLTNFNSFVYWITIPLFIVLGVATISLFANKAINEKDKIKKLLIATALLTTIFYIGLMSPFGGYFKYPFPLFGLLLLSIIFMYDKYLLKLKVNIWYVIISFLAGFIIEKTLWGDSMFLDHSPVSAKYMILFVLIALTLYWLVIRSETKKVASMFLILLISFSMGFQLSISRIQATAPYPTKYLYGQLGIDDAAAYIRANTNPDEVIWSMKDVGQYSQRRHQESYAYYFDKSLQDDLIHMLKEGKIRYYITTTGIGEDSISYYKNIGEILNKYAQKEKQFNNFVIYKATGATK, encoded by the coding sequence ATGGTCCAATCTAGCAAAAGTTTCGTTTTAGATGAAATGGATTTTCCTACAGTATCTAACCAAACAAGCCAGACTGGTGTACCGATATACTACCATAGCGAGCAAGAACCAAATCATAGCGGTACCTATCACCCAACTCTTTATATTAATCTTCTCGCTGGATTTATACGAATTTTCGGTTTCAATGAAACGGTCGTTAGGGCATTCGGGCTTATATGTGTTCTCTTGTCTGCTTATCTACTTATCTTAATAATGCGGCTGCTTATCAATAAGGCTTCGCGATTTGAGCCTTTGTTATTAGGTTTATTTCTACTCAATCCGTACACAATTTCAAATGCGACACTCCCAGATATTGACCCGACTATATTACCTTTAGTTATATTGCTATTCATTTATGCATCAATTAGATATGTATTAAATAATCAACTATTTAAAAATAAAACAATCATCGTACTCGGATTGCTTTTTGCACTTGCACTATGGGCAAAACTCACCACACCACTAATATTGCCAGTTTTCTTGCTATATCTTAGTTGGATTTCATCAAATAGTATTCGAACGTCACTACTTTTCACGATTAAAGTCTTTGTCTTAGGTATAACGACATTTGTATTTACTTATCTTATTTACTGTTTGGCCCTTAAACTATCAATATCATATACCTACACTTTTTTATGGGCATCATTTACTAAAGGCACAAGCTCAGAAGGCCCACTAATGGGTGTCCTCCATAATCTTACTAACTTTAATTCTTTTGTGTATTGGATAACAATACCTTTATTCATCGTTTTGGGGGTTGCGACAATAAGCCTATTTGCAAATAAGGCAATCAATGAAAAAGATAAAATAAAAAAATTACTGATTGCAACCGCATTACTTACGACAATATTTTATATTGGTCTTATGTCACCTTTCGGTGGATATTTTAAATATCCTTTCCCACTATTTGGATTGTTATTGCTATCAATTATATTTATGTACGACAAGTATTTATTGAAGTTAAAAGTGAACATATGGTATGTTATTATTTCATTCTTAGCTGGCTTCATAATTGAAAAGACATTGTGGGGTGATTCAATGTTTCTTGATCACTCTCCTGTTTCGGCAAAGTATATGATTTTATTTGTTTTAATTGCACTAACGTTATACTGGCTTGTCATTAGATCCGAAACAAAGAAAGTTGCATCAATGTTTTTGATACTTTTAATTTCCTTTTCGATGGGATTCCAATTAAGTATTAGTAGGATCCAAGCTACTGCACCGTACCCTACTAAGTATCTATACGGGCAACTTGGTATTGATGACGCAGCGGCTTATATACGTGCCAACACAAATCCAGATGAGGTCATTTGGTCCATGAAAGATGTCGGTCAATATTCACAACGAAGGCATCAAGAAAGTTACGCTTATTATTTTGATAAGTCTCTCCAAGATGACTTAATACATATGCTAAAGGAGGGGAAAATTCGCTACTATATAACAACGACGGGGATTGGTGAGGATAGCATTAGTTACTATAAAAATATTGGAGAAATTTTAAATAAATATGCACAAAAAGAAAAGCAATTTAATAATTTTGTAATCTACAAAGCAACTGGAGCAACTAAATAA
- the rfbB gene encoding dTDP-glucose 4,6-dehydratase → MTKLLITGGAGFIGSNFVHYTLKNRPEYDITVIDKLTYAGNPDSLASVLDKIDFVTGDICDQELIDKLVSDVDIVVHFAAESHNDNSLRDPWPFIHSNIVGTATLLEAVRKHTKRFHHISTDEVYGDLKLDDPTKFTETTPYNASSPYSSSKASSDLLVKAWIRSFGIQATLSNCSNNYGPLQHIEKFIPRQITNILSGLTPKLYGTGEQVRDWIHVDDHNSAVHAILDKGRSGELYLIGADGEQDNKYIIETILELMGKNRSGYEHVADRPGHDQRYAIDSTKLRTELGWTPAYTNLREGLQATIDWYTQNEDWWKNEKAKIEAAYAEKGQ, encoded by the coding sequence ATGACAAAACTACTTATTACGGGCGGTGCGGGTTTTATCGGATCGAACTTTGTGCATTACACACTTAAAAATAGACCAGAGTATGACATTACCGTTATCGACAAACTTACATATGCTGGTAATCCAGATAGTCTCGCTAGTGTTCTAGATAAGATTGATTTTGTAACTGGAGACATATGCGACCAGGAACTGATCGATAAACTTGTTAGTGATGTGGATATTGTCGTCCATTTTGCTGCAGAATCACATAATGATAATTCCCTTCGTGACCCCTGGCCATTTATTCACAGTAATATAGTAGGTACTGCCACACTTCTTGAGGCTGTACGAAAACATACAAAACGTTTCCATCACATTTCAACCGACGAAGTGTATGGTGACCTTAAACTCGATGACCCGACTAAATTTACAGAAACAACACCTTATAATGCATCAAGTCCCTACTCCTCCAGTAAGGCAAGTTCGGATTTACTGGTCAAGGCTTGGATTCGATCATTTGGTATTCAGGCGACGCTTTCAAACTGCTCAAATAATTATGGCCCCCTGCAACATATTGAAAAGTTTATCCCCCGTCAGATTACTAACATACTCAGTGGTCTTACGCCGAAACTATACGGAACTGGGGAACAAGTCCGTGATTGGATTCATGTTGATGACCATAACTCTGCTGTTCATGCAATACTCGACAAAGGCCGTTCCGGTGAGCTATACCTCATTGGTGCCGACGGTGAACAAGACAATAAATATATTATTGAAACTATCCTGGAGCTTATGGGTAAGAATCGATCCGGGTACGAGCATGTTGCCGATCGTCCTGGTCATGACCAGCGTTATGCGATTGATAGCACAAAGCTTCGTACCGAACTTGGCTGGACACCAGCGTACACTAATTTGCGAGAGGGTCTACAGGCTACGATAGATTGGTACACGCAAAATGAAGATTGGTGGAAAAATGAAAAAGCAAAGATTGAAGCTGCTTATGCCGAAAAAGGCCAATAG
- a CDS encoding adenylyltransferase/cytidyltransferase family protein: protein MKIIIESGFFNPLHGGHLDMIEAGAKMGDKLIVIVNNDIQQVMKKDKVILSEQNRARLIAAIRYVDEVEVSIDNDQSVIKTLQKIAKKYPKDTLVFANGGDRDSENSIPESEVCHHYGIELIFGVGGTHKADSSTRINQALGHSK from the coding sequence ATGAAGATTATTATAGAGAGTGGTTTTTTTAACCCGCTCCATGGTGGACATCTTGATATGATTGAAGCTGGCGCAAAGATGGGCGATAAACTTATTGTTATTGTAAATAATGACATCCAGCAAGTGATGAAAAAAGACAAAGTGATCTTAAGTGAGCAAAACAGGGCGAGATTAATCGCTGCAATTCGGTATGTCGACGAAGTTGAAGTGTCCATTGATAATGATCAATCAGTCATTAAGACTCTACAGAAAATTGCAAAAAAATATCCTAAAGATACATTAGTATTTGCAAACGGTGGTGACAGAGATTCTGAAAATTCAATTCCTGAAAGTGAGGTATGTCACCACTACGGAATTGAACTAATATTTGGTGTTGGCGGAACACACAAAGCAGATTCATCAACTCGCATCAATCAAGCATTAGGGCATAGTAAATAA
- the glmS gene encoding glutamine--fructose-6-phosphate transaminase (isomerizing) yields MCGIVGYIGTRNAQSILTSGLRRLEYRGYDSAGVVTLDVSGHPTLLRSKGKVAELDSQLQANQKDDSVGIGHTRWATHGEPSEANAHPHKAGDIYLVHNGIIENYKELKAELKEHTFVSETDTEVLAALINSFYDNQTSLIDAVTQALKLVSGTYGIAVVSVRQPDEVIVARSGSPLIIGIGKHETLIASDASALIGHTSQAIYLNDGEMAICTKDNVELRDLAAQPISAKVETIEVDMQAIQKQGYDHFLLKEISEQPQTLRSTLNGRIVLDEKRIKLGGLNMSIDELRAIKHVTIIGCGTAYYAGLLASYYLEKLVDGLTVDVATASEFRYRSFHLPEETVALIVSQSGETADTLACLREIKRRGTRTLGIINAVGSTIAREVDGGVYVHAGPEISVASTKAFTSQAAAMIMFGIQVAQSKGASLQETAAYVEELAILPDEIESVIKKHQEEIKAVAEKYAHHEHALFLGRDTAFPVALEGALKLKEISYIQAEGYATGELKHGPIALIDDRFFEVIILNEGWLFDKSLSGLSEINARGGHVIAITNSKKEIDAETVIRVDTKLDLLSPMALNVVQQLFAYYVAVARGNDVDQPRNLAKSVTVE; encoded by the coding sequence ATGTGCGGTATTGTTGGTTATATAGGAACCAGAAATGCGCAGAGCATACTGACTAGTGGTCTACGACGTCTTGAATATAGAGGTTATGATTCAGCGGGTGTCGTAACCTTAGATGTATCAGGTCATCCGACCTTGCTTCGATCGAAGGGTAAGGTAGCCGAACTTGATAGTCAACTACAGGCGAATCAAAAAGATGATTCCGTAGGTATAGGGCATACTCGTTGGGCAACTCACGGTGAACCTTCTGAGGCAAACGCACATCCTCACAAAGCGGGAGATATATACCTAGTTCATAACGGTATTATTGAGAACTATAAGGAATTAAAAGCAGAACTAAAAGAACATACTTTTGTCAGTGAGACTGATACTGAGGTTCTTGCTGCTCTTATCAATTCATTTTACGATAATCAAACGAGTCTCATTGATGCTGTTACGCAGGCTCTGAAACTTGTAAGTGGTACGTATGGCATTGCCGTTGTCTCGGTGAGACAGCCTGATGAAGTTATCGTCGCAAGATCCGGGAGTCCGCTTATTATTGGTATTGGCAAACACGAGACGTTAATCGCTAGCGATGCCTCGGCACTCATTGGTCATACTTCACAGGCAATTTATCTCAATGATGGTGAAATGGCAATCTGTACAAAAGATAATGTTGAACTCCGTGATCTTGCTGCACAGCCAATCTCTGCAAAAGTTGAAACTATTGAAGTTGATATGCAAGCAATTCAAAAGCAAGGCTATGATCACTTTCTTCTTAAGGAGATTAGCGAACAACCACAAACACTCAGGTCTACTTTAAATGGTCGAATTGTACTCGATGAAAAACGCATTAAACTCGGTGGACTTAACATGTCAATTGATGAACTACGGGCAATTAAACACGTCACAATTATTGGCTGTGGTACTGCATATTACGCTGGCCTACTCGCATCATATTATTTAGAGAAATTAGTTGATGGTCTTACGGTTGACGTCGCTACTGCATCTGAATTTCGCTACAGATCATTTCACCTCCCTGAAGAAACAGTAGCCTTAATTGTTTCACAATCAGGCGAGACAGCTGATACACTCGCTTGCCTTCGAGAGATCAAGCGTAGGGGTACACGAACGCTTGGGATTATCAATGCGGTTGGTTCAACTATTGCCCGTGAAGTTGACGGTGGTGTGTATGTGCATGCGGGGCCTGAAATATCTGTTGCGAGTACAAAAGCCTTTACTTCACAGGCCGCAGCTATGATTATGTTTGGTATTCAAGTAGCCCAATCAAAGGGCGCTAGCTTACAGGAGACAGCGGCGTATGTTGAGGAACTTGCCATACTCCCAGATGAGATTGAATCTGTCATTAAAAAGCATCAGGAAGAAATTAAAGCAGTTGCAGAAAAATACGCTCATCATGAGCATGCGCTCTTCTTAGGTCGTGACACGGCTTTTCCAGTCGCACTTGAAGGCGCGCTTAAATTAAAAGAGATCAGCTATATTCAAGCCGAAGGATATGCGACGGGTGAGCTGAAGCATGGACCAATTGCGCTAATAGATGATCGTTTTTTTGAAGTAATTATTCTTAACGAAGGCTGGCTATTTGATAAGTCACTTAGTGGACTTTCTGAAATTAATGCACGCGGCGGTCATGTGATTGCAATCACAAACAGTAAGAAAGAAATTGATGCTGAAACAGTCATTCGAGTAGATACGAAACTGGATCTCCTTTCGCCTATGGCATTAAATGTCGTGCAGCAATTATTCGCTTACTACGTTGCAGTTGCACGAGGTAACGACGTCGACCAGCCGCGTAACCTCGCTAAGAGCGTTACCGTCGAGTAG
- a CDS encoding EamA family transporter has protein sequence MLIPLVFFISILLGALGAVIMKLGVTHLGPMEINSVGNVIKFAISILSDFTILAGIGLYFLSAIAWTFLLTRLDVSYVQPILSLTYLATPILAFFIIGEHIPLVRWLGIAVVILGVYIIARTA, from the coding sequence ATGCTTATTCCACTTGTGTTTTTTATTAGTATTTTACTTGGCGCGCTCGGTGCAGTAATAATGAAGCTTGGCGTGACACACTTAGGTCCCATGGAAATCAACTCTGTTGGAAATGTTATAAAATTTGCAATTAGTATACTGTCAGATTTTACAATTTTAGCTGGTATAGGATTATACTTTTTATCCGCAATAGCTTGGACGTTTTTACTTACTAGACTTGATGTGAGTTACGTGCAGCCAATATTATCATTGACGTACCTAGCAACACCTATTCTTGCATTTTTTATAATCGGAGAACACATACCGTTGGTACGATGGCTTGGTATTGCTGTAGTGATTCTTGGTGTGTACATAATTGCAAGAACAGCCTGA
- a CDS encoding methyltransferase domain-containing protein, which produces MPSTHAKNYHKSRFKYDAGRLKVWRAINEYLSVYINPNDSILDLGTGYGDFINGIEAKKKYALDIGPDVKKYMNSDVFFINKPSYSLEAIPMNSLNVVFSSNLFEHLDNEEFDKTIKALLKRFKKNGKLILIGPNFKYAYKDYFDDYTHKTIYTHISLVDALREYGFRPIKIVPKFLPLTMKSRIPKSYLLTKAYLNAPISPLGKQMLLVLEVNKNGKK; this is translated from the coding sequence ATGCCATCAACTCATGCCAAAAACTATCATAAATCAAGATTTAAATACGACGCAGGACGTTTAAAAGTCTGGCGTGCTATTAACGAGTATCTCAGTGTGTATATAAATCCAAATGATAGTATTCTTGATCTCGGTACTGGTTATGGTGATTTTATTAATGGTATAGAAGCAAAAAAGAAATATGCTCTAGATATTGGACCTGATGTTAAGAAATATATGAATAGTGATGTATTTTTTATTAATAAGCCGAGCTATAGTCTGGAAGCAATTCCAATGAATTCCCTAAACGTTGTCTTTTCAAGCAATCTTTTCGAACACCTTGATAATGAGGAGTTTGATAAAACCATTAAGGCATTGCTTAAGCGATTTAAAAAAAATGGTAAGTTAATTCTCATTGGTCCAAATTTTAAATATGCATATAAGGATTACTTTGACGACTACACGCACAAAACTATTTACACTCATATATCTCTCGTAGATGCATTGAGAGAGTACGGATTTAGACCAATAAAGATTGTTCCTAAATTTTTGCCACTAACAATGAAGTCTCGTATACCTAAAAGCTACCTTCTTACTAAAGCTTATTTAAATGCACCCATCAGTCCTTTGGGCAAACAGATGCTGTTAGTTCTTGAGGTGAATAAAAATGGTAAAAAGTAA